Proteins found in one Flavobacteriales bacterium genomic segment:
- a CDS encoding DUF59 domain-containing protein, which yields MILKEDVLKALSYVIEPDLKKDIIELDLVSNIEIDEKGIRFDVKVSNPALHNKKRMEEACVHAIDRFYKNVGEVIVTISGMGQASERSPEHRTVLPGVKNIIAVASGKGGVGKSTVASNLA from the coding sequence ATGATATTAAAAGAAGATGTTCTAAAAGCACTGAGCTACGTTATCGAGCCAGATTTAAAAAAAGACATCATTGAATTAGACCTCGTATCGAACATCGAAATAGACGAGAAAGGAATAAGGTTTGATGTAAAAGTTAGCAACCCGGCATTACACAATAAAAAAAGAATGGAAGAGGCATGTGTGCATGCCATAGACCGTTTTTACAAAAATGTTGGAGAAGTAATAGTTACTATTTCAGGAATGGGGCAAGCTTCAGAAAGAAGTCCCGAACATCGTACAGTACTTCCAGGAGTAAAAAACATTATAGCAGTTGCATCTGGAAAAGGAGGCGTTGGGAAATCTACCGTGGCAAGTAACCTAGCGG